A genomic stretch from Thunnus maccoyii chromosome 19, fThuMac1.1, whole genome shotgun sequence includes:
- the abl1 gene encoding tyrosine-protein kinase ABL1 isoform X2 — MGQQPGKFVGDQRRPSLPAFIKGGKRESSRHGTQPCNVFAVHEALQRPDFEGQGLTEAARWNSKENLLAGPSENDPNLFVALYDFVASGDNTLSITKGEKLRVLGYNHNGEWCEAQTKNGQGWVPSNYITPVNSLEKHSWYHGPVSRNAAEYLLSSGINGSFLVRESESSPGQRSISLRYEGRVYHYRINTASDGKLYVSSESRFNTLAELVHHHSTVADGLITTLHYPAPKRNKPTIYGVSPNYDKWEMERTDITMKHKLGGGQYGEVYEGVWKKYNLTVAVKTLKEDTMEVEEFLKEAAVMKEIKHPNLVQLLGVCTREPPFYIITEFMTHGNLLDYLRECNREEVNAVVLLHMATQISSAMEYLEKKNFIHRDLAARNCLVGENHLVKVADFGLSRLMTGDTYTAHAGAKFPIKWTAPESLAYNKFSIKSDVWAFGVLLWEIATYGMSPYPGIDLSQVYELLEKDYRMDRPEGCPEKVYELMRDCWRWNPSERPSFAETHQAFETMFQESSISDEVEKELGKKGKKVTLGSIQQAPELPTKTRTLRKNMDNRDGDSPDLVDTEAAVSSPMLPRKERPLLDSNLNEDDRLLPKDKDKTRGSGFLSLIKKKKKNAPAPPKRSSSFREMDVHPDRRGVTPDPRDNDSFNSGGSLAINDAAHGLESSKFLSTNNNGAAGITNGAPTYPGPLFPRKKGAPAVPGPGGKAATTPPSEEEVMSNSKRFLWSSSLPSGSDGTEWKSVTLPRDLGQRHFDSGTFGGKPALPRKRTSEQKVENLPRMGTLTPPPRLPKKAEETSDEVLKDTEPSPGSSPQALTPKVVRRPGVPGLENSKTSALHAELLKPNVFPALGAAGEECRARRHKHTMDSSSVRERGKFQKPKPAPPPPPANAKTGKISRSPTQELPSPSDIKAKGLPSVSEPHHSTTASDQARTPLSEGSKKLPLGSTSKPQPLKTSTTSTSVSTSLSSQSLGGFSSSLTSPGDQSSPTAFIPLVNTRRSLRKTAPRQASERTPNSAVTREMVLEGTELLRAAICRNSEQTGSHSAVLEAGKNLSKYCVSYVDSIQQMRNKFAFREAINKLESSLRELQICPTATGGANSQQDFSKLLSSVKEISDIVQR, encoded by the exons aagCTCTCCAGAGACCAGACTTTGAGGGTCAGGGTCTGACAGAAGCGGCTCGCTGGAACTCTAAAGAGAACCTGTTGGCTGGACCCAGCGAGAATGACCCCAACCTGTTTGTCGCGCTCTATGATTTCGTGGCCAGCGGGGACAACACACTCAGCATTACTAAAG GGGAGAAGCTGCGCGTGCTGGGTTACAACCACAACGGCGAGTGGTGCGAGGCGCAGACCAAGAATGGCCAGGGTTGGGTGCCGTCCAACTACATCACCCCCGTCAATAGCCTGGAGAAGCACAGCTGGTACCATGGGCCCGTGTCGCGCAACGCTGCGGAGTACCTGCTCAGCTCGGGAATTAACGGGAGCTTCCTGGTCCGCGAGAGCGAGAGCAGCCCCGGCCAGAGGTCCATTTCTCTGCGGTACGAGGGGAGAGTCTACCATTACAGGATTAACACTGCATCCGACGGCAAG ctgTACGTCTCGTCAGAAAGCCGTTTCAACACACTGGCCGAGCTGGTGCACCACCATTCCACAGTGGCCGACGGCCTCATCACCACGCTGCACTACCCGGCGCCAAAGCGCAACAAGCCCACCATCTACGGAGTGTCTCCCAACTACGACAAGTGGGAGATGGAGCGCACTGACATTACCATGAAGCACAAGCTGGGAGGCGGCCAGTATGGGGAGGTGTACGAGGGGGTTTGGAAGAAGTACAACCTCACTGTCGCTGTGAAGACACTAAAG GAGGATACGATGGAAGTGGAGGAGTTTCTAAAGGAGGCTGCTGTTATGAAAGAGATCAAACACCCCAACCTGGTACAACTGTTAG GGGTGTGCACACGGGAGCCACCTTTCTATATTATCACAGAGTTCATGACCCACGGAAACCTACTAGACTACCTGAGGGAGTGCAACAGAGAGGAGGTCAACGCTGTGGTGCTGCTCCACATGGCCACACAGATCTCCTCTGCCATGGAGTACCTGGAGAAGAAAAACTTTATACACAG GGACTTAGCTGCCCGTAACTGTCTGGTCGGAGAGAACCATCTGGTGAAGGTTGCAGACTTTGGCCTGAGCAGGTTAATGACGGGAGACACCTATACAGCTCATGCCGGGGCCAAGTTTCCAATCAAATGGACTGCTCCAGAGAGTCTGGCCTACAACAAGTTCTCTATTAAGTCTGATGTCTGGG CATTTGGTGTGCTGCTGTGGGAGATTGCCACCTATGGGATGTCTCCGTACCCCGGCATTGACTTGTCCCAGGTCTATGAATTGCTGGAGAAAGACTACCGTATGGACCGACCAGAGGGCTGCCCGGAGAAGGTCTACGAGCTTATGAGGGACT GTTGGAGGTGGAACCCATCAGAACGTCCATCTTTTGCTGAAACACACCAAGCCTTTGAGACCATGTTCCAGGAGTCCAGCATCTCTGATG AGGTGGAAAAGGAGTTGGGGAAGAAAGGGAAGAAGGTGACATTGGGCTCCATTCAGCAGGCTCCAGAGCTGCCCACCAAGACCAGAACTCTTCGCAAAAACATGGACAACCGGGATGGAGATAGTCCAG ACCTAGTGGATACAGAGGCTGCTGTGTCATCACCCATGCTCCCCAGAAAAGAGCGCCCCCTCCTGGACAGCAACCTAAATGAGGATGACCGCCTGCTACCTAAAGACAAGGACAAGACACGTGGCAGTGGCTTTCTCAGCCTcatcaagaaaaagaaaaagaatgcaCCAGCTCCGCCCAAACGCAGCTCCTCTTTCAGAGAGATGGATGTCCACCCTGACAGGAGGGGCGTGACTCCAGATCCTCGAGACAATGACAGCTTCAACAGCGGTGGATCTTTGGCCATTAATGACGCCGCACATGGACTCGAATCCTCAAAGTTCCTGAGTACTAACAATAATGGGGCAGCGGGCATCACCAATGGAGCTCCTACCTACCCTGGACCTTTATTCCCCAGGAAGAAGGGAGCTCCTGCAGTGCCTGGCCCAGGGGGCAAGGCAGCTACCACACCACCCAGTGAGGAGGAAGTGATGTCTAACTCGAAGCGTTTCCTCTGGTCCTCTAGCCTGCCCTCCGGCTCAGATGGCACTGAATGGAAGTCTGTTACACTGCCGCGAGACTTGGGCCAGCGCCACTTTGACTCAGGCACCTTCGGGGGTAAACCAGCTCTGCCACGAAAGAGAACCAGTGAGCAGAAAGTGGAGAACCTCCCTCGAATGGGCACCCTGACTCCCCCACCACGTCTGCCCAAGAAGGCCGAGGAAACATCTGATGAGGTGTTAAAAGACACTGAGCCCAGTCCTGGATCAAGTCCCCAGGCTTTAACACCTAAGGTTGTCAGGAGACCAGGGGTGCCGGGGCTGGAGAACTCCAAGACCAGCGCTCTCCATGCTGAACTTCTCAAGCCCAATGTCTTTCCTGCTTTGGGGGCAGCTGGAGAAGAGTGCAGGGCCCGCAGACACAAGCACACTATGGACTCTTCATCTGTCAGGGAAAGAGGAAAGTTCCAGAAACCCAAGCCAGCCCCACCTCCGCCACCCGCCAATGCCAAAACAGGCAAGATTTCCCGCAGCCCCACTCAAGAACTCCCTTCCCCCTCAGACATCAAAGCTAAGGGCCTCCCTTCTGTCTCAGAGCCCCACCACTCAACCACTGCCAGTGACCAAGCCCGCACACCCCTCAGTGAGGGCTCCAAGAAGCTGCCCTTGGGCTCCACCTCCAAACCTCAACCGTTAAagacctccaccacctccacttCAGTTAGCACCTCCCTCTCCAGCCAGAGCCTAGGaggcttctcctcctccctcacctcCCCCGGCGATCAGAGCTCGCCCACCGCTTTCATCCCCCTCGTGAACACCCGACGCTCCCTTCGCAAGACTGCACCCCGCCAGGCCTCTGAACGCACGCCGAACTCAGCCGTGACGCGCGAGATGGTGCTGGAGGGCACCGAGCTGCTCCGCGCAGCCATTTGCCGCAACTCGGAGCAGACGGGTAGCCACAGCGCTGTGTTGGAGGCCGGCAAGAACCTGTCGAAGTACTGCGTGAGCTACGTCGACTCCATCCAGCAGATGAGGAACAAGTTTGCCTTCCGCGAGGCCATCAACAAGCTTGAGAGCAGCCTGCGTGAGCTGCAAATCTGCCCCACCGCCACAGGGGGCGCCAACTCACAGCAGGACTTCAGCAAGCTGCTGTCCTCTGTCAAAGAGATCAGTGACATTGTTCAGAGGTAG